One Pseudomonas sp. Bout1 genomic window carries:
- a CDS encoding tyrosine-type recombinase/integrase has translation MSKLTPKFVKDIDQPGSYQDGRGLILRVSATLRKSWVFRYMLAKQRHDLALGTFPALSLRDARLEADKYRLDIARGVDPAAERAKAKAAKASRTTTSHTFRSSAERYIRTHSSSWSKKHHQQWQNSLTKHVYPVIGGFRIVEVDTDDILDVLTPIWSKIPVTANRVRNRIELVLDAAKALKLRQGENPARWRGHLDKLLPKQSHTVVPFPSPTPLRTAELLARLDSLDGAAARAVEFAILTATRNQEVGGAQWPEIDWEERIWYIPAERMKAGKAHRVPLTEQMLEVLRQQVGKHDKWIFLNSWRTGPIPGNAMARVLDQLQVDGVVPHGFRSTFRTWAAEKTDHQREVCEMALAHTLTSKVEAAYNRGDLLDKRRALMKDWGDFLVANAPQVQGEVSDLVSELAPDAGSDQAKVLPAA, from the coding sequence ATGAGCAAACTGACCCCTAAGTTCGTTAAGGACATCGACCAGCCCGGCTCCTACCAGGACGGCCGAGGGTTGATTCTTCGTGTATCAGCTACTCTGCGGAAAAGTTGGGTCTTTCGCTATATGCTGGCGAAGCAACGGCACGATCTAGCCCTGGGGACATTCCCTGCTTTGAGCCTCAGAGACGCACGGCTGGAGGCTGACAAGTACCGGCTCGACATCGCCCGTGGCGTCGACCCAGCCGCTGAGCGTGCGAAGGCCAAAGCCGCCAAAGCCTCACGAACTACAACGAGCCACACGTTTCGGTCTTCGGCGGAAAGGTACATACGCACGCATTCGTCGAGTTGGTCTAAGAAGCATCACCAGCAATGGCAGAATTCACTCACGAAGCATGTCTACCCTGTCATAGGCGGATTTCGGATAGTCGAGGTCGACACGGACGATATCCTGGATGTGCTGACACCGATCTGGAGCAAGATCCCCGTCACGGCTAACCGCGTCCGGAATCGCATAGAGCTCGTGCTCGATGCAGCGAAGGCACTGAAGCTTCGACAAGGTGAAAACCCCGCACGGTGGCGTGGCCATCTCGACAAGCTCTTGCCCAAGCAATCACATACGGTAGTCCCCTTCCCGTCTCCGACACCTTTACGCACTGCTGAGCTGTTGGCCAGGCTCGATTCCCTGGATGGGGCAGCAGCTCGTGCTGTTGAATTCGCAATTCTGACTGCGACCCGTAACCAAGAGGTGGGCGGGGCCCAGTGGCCGGAAATAGATTGGGAAGAGAGAATCTGGTACATCCCAGCAGAACGCATGAAAGCGGGCAAGGCTCACCGGGTACCCCTTACAGAGCAAATGCTCGAGGTGCTACGGCAGCAGGTCGGAAAGCATGACAAGTGGATATTTCTCAACTCCTGGCGAACAGGCCCCATTCCCGGCAATGCCATGGCCAGGGTGCTCGACCAGCTCCAGGTCGATGGCGTCGTACCGCATGGGTTCAGATCTACTTTTCGGACGTGGGCCGCGGAAAAAACCGATCACCAGCGAGAGGTTTGCGAAATGGCTCTCGCGCATACCCTCACCAGTAAGGTTGAAGCAGCATATAACCGAGGTGACTTGCTGGATAAGCGTCGCGCCCTGATGAAGGATTGGGGGGACTTTCTTGTCGCCAACGCTCCTCAGGTGCAAGGTGAGGTATCGGATCTGGTTTCGGAGCTTGCCCCTGATGCTGGATCAGATCAGGCCAAGGTTCTGCCGGCCGCTTGA
- a CDS encoding histone-like nucleoid-structuring protein, MvaT/MvaU family: MSLITEYRATEEAIKELQDRLEKLSGNEALLKEMEFEKKLRALMSEYGKSLRDIIAILDPDYRKQITHQPGKPRAQRAVKIYRNPNTGELVETKGGNHKTLKEWKQEHGADVVETWRTQ; the protein is encoded by the coding sequence ATGTCCCTCATCACCGAGTACCGAGCCACAGAGGAAGCCATCAAGGAGCTTCAGGACCGACTGGAGAAGTTGAGCGGAAATGAAGCCCTTTTGAAAGAGATGGAGTTCGAGAAAAAGCTACGGGCCTTGATGTCTGAGTATGGCAAGAGCCTGCGCGACATCATCGCGATTCTTGACCCGGACTATCGAAAGCAAATTACCCATCAGCCTGGCAAACCTCGTGCGCAACGAGCAGTCAAGATCTACCGCAACCCCAACACGGGTGAGCTCGTTGAGACCAAGGGCGGCAACCACAAGACGCTCAAGGAGTGGAAGCAAGAGCATGGCGCTGATGTAGTCGAGACATGGCGAACCCAGTGA
- a CDS encoding ParB/RepB/Spo0J family partition protein: protein MAKSEDFPGRPKDAPTWMSGVKRTPAELPEPNLRVSVREMLAQQQVNEPVAEQAVAGIEGENSQAKVSGKVLETGAANGVIAEISTSNIRVSPFQPRLAFSEAAIEDLANSIASVGLAKPVTVRPIGDGIYELVGGERRWRAHKLLGRETITSYVREMDDALAQILALTDNEGQEALTEYERGKSYAKILDSGGEPSVRALGRRLGVNHSIVSRCLLLMDLPNEVKAILDTNPGLIGGKRAKDFIEFSSKEPELLLRAVTAMRDERWTQEHALRWLAKEIASRTQKNSSSKFTDTEISGIGRVRVEGKKVELRCEKSVDAKLIAEQFEAFLKTIDRSLIESE from the coding sequence ATGGCTAAGTCAGAGGATTTTCCAGGAAGGCCAAAAGATGCGCCTACCTGGATGTCTGGCGTCAAAAGGACGCCGGCGGAATTGCCTGAACCCAATTTAAGAGTTTCGGTTAGGGAAATGCTTGCTCAGCAACAGGTCAATGAGCCTGTTGCTGAGCAAGCGGTAGCAGGCATCGAGGGCGAGAATAGCCAGGCTAAAGTCTCCGGCAAGGTTCTTGAAACGGGAGCCGCGAACGGTGTCATAGCTGAGATCAGCACCAGCAATATACGGGTATCGCCATTCCAGCCACGGCTGGCATTCAGCGAGGCAGCTATCGAAGACCTTGCAAATTCGATCGCTTCTGTTGGATTGGCCAAGCCCGTCACTGTCAGGCCGATAGGTGATGGCATTTATGAGCTGGTCGGCGGTGAGCGCAGATGGCGTGCTCACAAATTGCTGGGGCGGGAGACCATTACGTCATACGTCCGTGAAATGGACGACGCTTTGGCGCAGATCCTTGCGCTGACGGACAACGAAGGCCAAGAAGCGCTCACGGAGTACGAGCGAGGTAAATCTTACGCAAAAATTTTGGATTCTGGAGGTGAGCCATCTGTCAGGGCGCTGGGCCGCCGGTTAGGAGTCAATCACTCGATAGTGAGTAGATGCCTATTGCTGATGGACCTACCTAATGAAGTGAAAGCCATTCTGGACACGAATCCAGGACTCATCGGTGGGAAGCGGGCAAAGGATTTTATTGAATTCAGCAGCAAAGAGCCCGAACTACTTCTGCGAGCCGTGACGGCTATGCGTGATGAGCGATGGACACAAGAACACGCCCTGCGTTGGCTAGCCAAGGAAATTGCTTCACGGACCCAGAAAAACTCGTCCAGCAAATTCACCGATACTGAGATCAGTGGTATTGGCCGGGTTCGCGTAGAAGGAAAAAAAGTCGAGCTTCGTTGTGAGAAAAGTGTCGACGCGAAACTGATTGCGGAGCAGTTCGAGGCCTTTTTAAAGACAATTGACCGTTCTTTGATCGAGAGCGAATGA
- a CDS encoding ParA family protein produces MQQPSEQFEEESVYFTDFSTLLYPPKFAADCFGLTTRRLQDIEDENGLEIRRIARGTVPTRAYTLSDIFDIAAIRRAKGQAKGLPRQVVISTFVPKGGTGKTTVTVNLAIYLQMQGLRILIIDNDPQGDSSSELGYDPDLARSDLESMGIPPERYVEGNLGNLLSPELRGRQFEPLSFEQVIKKPFGENGPHLIPADAYLEDLVVALDAENNMDFWYADWLERARTGEIPGIDTSAYDVILFDNAPTASRLTKNSIVASDFVICPVRMDKFSFRALMRLNEWMVRFAKAYRRSPVVLAIPTMFIRNRKRILNNLVVLNDLFPGRVAEEKLYYSEDYGKALDQGIPLIVWKGATSKTIDSMRSVFSEALQKVREFASQ; encoded by the coding sequence ATGCAGCAGCCAAGCGAGCAGTTTGAAGAGGAATCCGTCTATTTCACGGATTTCTCCACCCTCCTCTACCCCCCCAAATTTGCAGCCGATTGTTTTGGATTGACTACCCGTCGTCTTCAGGACATTGAGGATGAAAACGGGCTGGAAATTCGCCGCATTGCTCGCGGCACTGTCCCAACTCGGGCTTATACCCTGAGTGATATTTTCGATATCGCAGCGATCCGTAGAGCGAAAGGTCAAGCAAAGGGGCTACCACGGCAGGTTGTGATATCAACCTTCGTTCCCAAGGGCGGCACGGGAAAAACGACCGTAACGGTCAACCTGGCAATCTACCTCCAGATGCAAGGGCTCCGGATTCTTATCATTGATAATGATCCCCAGGGCGACTCGTCGAGTGAGCTGGGGTATGACCCAGATTTGGCAAGGTCTGACCTTGAATCGATGGGAATTCCTCCAGAGCGCTATGTTGAGGGCAACCTAGGGAACCTTCTGAGCCCAGAGCTGAGAGGTCGACAATTCGAGCCATTGTCTTTTGAGCAAGTCATCAAAAAGCCATTCGGCGAGAACGGCCCCCACCTCATCCCAGCTGATGCGTACCTCGAGGATCTTGTTGTTGCTTTAGACGCAGAGAACAATATGGATTTCTGGTATGCAGACTGGCTAGAGCGAGCCAGGACTGGAGAGATTCCCGGTATTGATACGTCAGCCTATGACGTGATCCTTTTCGACAATGCCCCTACCGCTTCTCGACTCACAAAAAACTCCATCGTCGCTAGCGACTTTGTTATCTGCCCTGTTCGGATGGATAAATTCTCTTTCCGCGCCCTTATGCGGCTGAACGAATGGATGGTTCGATTTGCCAAGGCATACCGTCGCTCCCCTGTTGTTCTAGCAATCCCGACCATGTTCATCAGGAACCGTAAACGCATCTTGAATAACCTTGTTGTTCTGAACGATCTCTTCCCTGGTCGGGTTGCTGAAGAAAAGCTCTATTACTCAGAAGACTATGGTAAAGCGCTGGATCAAGGCATTCCTCTGATCGTATGGAAGGGCGCTACCAGCAAAACTATTGACTCCATGCGCTCAGTTTTTAGCGAAGCACTCCAAAAAGTCCGGGAGTTTGCTTCTCAGTGA
- a CDS encoding replication initiation protein translates to MSNLPKPAKPEPKPLRVTKSNTLITASYRLTLNEQRLILAAISKLDPRRPMPKKVSVSAVDYSDIYGVQLRHAYEQMKVAADELYERDIKTFDGSGMERKRWVDRAKYLDGEGRVELSFTIHVMPYLTMLYSKVTSYDLRRVACLDSSHSFRLFEMLMQFRKTGWAYIEVESLRVALGLSDAYQRFNNLRQRVIDPAVVELKTKSNLDVSYELKREGRKVVAIKFTFRDVAQLPLNLELDPEDLPPLPEFEPAEDSEWLATQPLGELAEAQEAGLLFTVSAEEEEQPD, encoded by the coding sequence ATGTCCAATTTACCCAAACCTGCCAAGCCGGAACCTAAGCCGCTCCGGGTTACGAAATCCAATACGCTGATTACCGCGTCGTACCGGCTGACGCTCAACGAGCAGCGGTTGATCCTCGCGGCTATCAGTAAACTCGATCCAAGAAGGCCCATGCCGAAAAAGGTGTCTGTCTCGGCCGTGGACTATTCGGATATCTACGGCGTCCAGCTCAGGCATGCCTATGAGCAGATGAAAGTGGCAGCTGATGAGCTGTACGAGCGCGATATTAAGACCTTTGACGGCTCTGGCATGGAGCGGAAGCGTTGGGTCGATCGGGCCAAGTATTTGGATGGTGAGGGTCGCGTTGAGTTGTCGTTCACCATCCATGTCATGCCCTATCTCACGATGCTGTACAGCAAAGTGACTAGCTATGATCTTCGGCGGGTTGCCTGCCTGGACTCGAGCCATTCGTTCCGGCTGTTTGAGATGCTGATGCAGTTTCGGAAGACAGGATGGGCCTACATTGAGGTCGAATCCTTGCGGGTCGCACTCGGATTGTCGGATGCCTATCAACGATTCAACAACCTCCGCCAGAGAGTCATAGATCCGGCAGTTGTGGAGCTGAAGACTAAGAGCAACCTGGATGTCAGCTATGAGTTGAAGAGGGAAGGGCGGAAGGTGGTCGCAATCAAATTCACCTTCCGTGACGTTGCACAGCTCCCGCTTAATCTGGAACTTGACCCTGAAGATCTTCCCCCTCTTCCTGAGTTTGAACCCGCAGAAGATAGCGAATGGCTGGCCACTCAGCCGTTGGGTGAGTTGGCGGAAGCTCAGGAAGCTGGGCTGCTGTTCACTGTTTCGGCAGAGGAAGAAGAGCAACCAGATTAG
- a CDS encoding 3'-5' exonuclease — MNFTHEQGPAINSLARIVKLVAFAGTGKTTTLVGYAKARPQCRLLYLCYNKSVEIAAKQKFPPNVTCKTAHGLAYASIGSKYRHKLTSNLRLTDIARVIGSQNWELVRSVQETLNNYLASADDDIELCHCPVSKLKTDRMKRAAGSIVEGARQLWLQMCDIHNEAANITHDGYLKLWALSKPNLRDRYDIALGDEAQDINPVIAGVLAQQAAYGMGVVVCGDGHQMLYRFRGAVDALNATWLDKAEVHYLTQSFRFGSAVAHVANMVLAFKGESRQLAGLGGETRVSKALPADLEHRTVLCRTVVGVIETALANVETGAKIYWVGGIEGYNLQDLEDLHALSKGWRDRVKGKKLLQEYPDYDLYKQIADESQDPEMNRSIKIIEQYSADLPELFAKLRRNAVTDELEATITLSTAHRSKGLEWDAVQLAEDFTFDPFNPDNEKEPWIDEMNLLYVACTRAMRVLAVNSTMLEIMKEFVDRRDGRKPNTPMVFRKKQAAAA, encoded by the coding sequence ATGAACTTCACCCACGAACAGGGGCCAGCGATTAACTCGTTGGCCCGTATCGTCAAGCTGGTGGCTTTTGCTGGAACAGGGAAGACCACCACGCTTGTTGGCTATGCCAAGGCTAGACCTCAATGCCGTCTGCTCTACCTCTGCTACAACAAAAGCGTCGAGATTGCTGCCAAGCAAAAGTTTCCGCCGAACGTGACGTGCAAAACAGCCCATGGCTTGGCTTATGCGTCGATCGGATCGAAGTACAGACACAAGCTCACGAGCAATCTGCGCCTGACCGACATTGCAAGAGTTATCGGCTCACAGAACTGGGAGCTGGTGCGCAGCGTGCAAGAGACGCTGAACAATTATCTGGCCAGCGCGGATGACGATATCGAGCTTTGTCACTGCCCTGTAAGCAAGCTCAAGACGGATCGAATGAAGCGCGCCGCCGGCAGCATCGTCGAAGGAGCCAGGCAGCTTTGGTTGCAAATGTGCGACATCCATAACGAGGCAGCGAATATTACGCACGATGGGTACCTCAAGCTCTGGGCTCTCTCGAAACCAAACTTGCGGGACCGTTACGATATTGCGCTTGGAGATGAGGCACAGGACATCAATCCAGTGATTGCAGGTGTTCTTGCGCAGCAGGCGGCATACGGTATGGGTGTAGTCGTCTGTGGCGATGGCCATCAGATGCTCTACCGTTTCAGGGGGGCTGTAGACGCTCTCAATGCGACCTGGCTCGACAAAGCGGAAGTCCATTACCTCACTCAGTCGTTTCGGTTCGGGTCTGCCGTTGCGCACGTCGCCAACATGGTTCTCGCGTTCAAGGGTGAATCCCGCCAACTGGCTGGGCTTGGTGGCGAGACTCGTGTTTCAAAGGCGCTACCGGCTGACCTTGAACATCGCACCGTACTCTGTCGGACGGTGGTTGGAGTGATCGAGACGGCGCTGGCCAATGTAGAGACTGGTGCAAAGATCTACTGGGTTGGGGGGATCGAGGGTTACAACCTCCAGGATCTTGAAGACCTACATGCGCTATCGAAGGGGTGGCGTGACCGAGTGAAGGGGAAAAAACTCCTCCAGGAATATCCTGATTATGACCTCTACAAGCAGATTGCCGATGAAAGCCAAGACCCTGAGATGAACCGCTCGATCAAGATCATCGAGCAGTACAGCGCGGATCTCCCGGAGTTGTTTGCCAAGCTGCGGCGCAACGCGGTCACTGATGAGCTTGAAGCCACCATCACCCTCAGCACCGCGCATCGCTCGAAAGGCTTGGAGTGGGATGCGGTGCAACTGGCTGAGGATTTCACCTTCGATCCGTTCAATCCGGACAACGAAAAGGAACCATGGATCGATGAGATGAACCTCCTATACGTCGCGTGTACGCGTGCTATGCGTGTTCTGGCTGTCAACTCGACGATGTTGGAGATCATGAAAGAGTTCGTCGACCGGCGTGATGGTCGCAAGCCAAACACCCCAATGGTTTTCAGGAAGAAACAGGCGGCTGCCGCGTAG
- a CDS encoding DNA replication terminus site-binding protein, protein MTDAIVSAYKRLVETVGAFNEKWPALVVGGMIWRIPLLSEQRTPSRINVQVLTGTDAIKAAVEALREFERDLGQAPGTVLRLPGYFLLSGSILDEGRAVNRCKSALVDAIEAERVFRNVAVSRRSHIMRQALGKNFSLNQLKRAIQVFDAAPRQITFTWAGHTSGKERVTVGHVREVLLAEAHERSVATGEPVENSPQWIDLRTIANMAETDLLDAPKPIAPHPRAMLWFSERSRYDAMLHANLPFFVLDGQPSAKVVGLKDFDRDSRSAKRPDIKHRLPALPGGRFFVASSTAEPITQEPGGPDGPEVLSTYRESIKDVSER, encoded by the coding sequence ATGACTGACGCAATTGTTTCCGCTTACAAGCGTTTGGTCGAAACCGTTGGGGCTTTCAATGAGAAATGGCCCGCATTGGTTGTCGGCGGGATGATATGGCGCATCCCGCTCCTCTCTGAACAGAGGACGCCATCTCGAATCAACGTCCAGGTACTGACAGGAACTGACGCGATCAAGGCCGCCGTAGAGGCGTTACGCGAGTTTGAGCGCGATCTCGGCCAGGCTCCAGGTACCGTGCTGCGTTTGCCGGGGTACTTTCTCCTCTCCGGATCGATACTCGATGAGGGTAGGGCGGTGAATCGCTGCAAGAGCGCGCTGGTGGATGCGATCGAGGCTGAGCGCGTGTTTCGCAACGTCGCCGTCAGCCGCCGCTCCCACATCATGCGCCAGGCCCTGGGGAAAAATTTCTCTCTCAACCAGCTGAAGCGCGCAATCCAAGTTTTTGATGCGGCCCCAAGGCAGATCACATTCACCTGGGCCGGCCACACCTCAGGTAAAGAGCGTGTCACTGTTGGCCACGTCCGGGAAGTACTGCTTGCCGAGGCACATGAAAGATCCGTGGCCACCGGCGAGCCAGTGGAGAATAGCCCCCAGTGGATCGATCTACGCACCATCGCGAACATGGCTGAAACCGACCTTTTAGATGCACCAAAGCCTATCGCTCCGCATCCACGGGCCATGCTGTGGTTTTCCGAGCGAAGCCGGTATGACGCAATGCTGCATGCCAACCTCCCATTCTTCGTACTCGATGGGCAGCCCTCTGCAAAAGTCGTTGGCCTCAAGGACTTCGATAGAGACTCGCGATCAGCAAAACGGCCCGACATAAAGCACCGGTTGCCGGCACTCCCTGGTGGGCGCTTTTTCGTAGCCTCATCCACTGCGGAACCAATTACCCAAGAGCCCGGCGGGCCAGATGGCCCCGAGGTGCTTTCGACCTACCGAGAATCAATAAAAGACGTCTCAGAGCGATAG
- a CDS encoding endonuclease, translating to MKSILMMFLAMLMATSNFALASAPTTFEQAKVELRQKVYYDRNTSEAGDLYCGCNWKWVGRSGGRVDFASCGYEVRAQENRAQRIEWEHVLPAYAFGSQRQCWQNGGRKNCIDNDPVFRKMEADMHNLDVSVGEVNADRSNFRYGVLPSTPKQYGACPTRTDFQQRVTEPRDQVKGAVARIYFYMHDRYGLSMSKAQQQLLMAWDHQYPVTAWEQERDRRIARIMGHSNPFVTGERSWSLGMRVTRAGTIPQAIRSEPVQHQVSGGDASNSIPLVIGNRNSNVYHLPVGCPSYGKVGTRNRVEFASAADAEAAGFKRAGNCR from the coding sequence ATGAAATCGATCCTCATGATGTTTTTGGCCATGCTGATGGCCACGTCTAACTTCGCTCTGGCCTCAGCACCTACGACCTTCGAGCAGGCCAAGGTTGAGCTACGCCAGAAGGTCTACTACGACCGCAACACCAGCGAAGCCGGCGATCTTTACTGTGGGTGCAATTGGAAGTGGGTAGGGCGATCAGGAGGCCGTGTGGACTTCGCCTCGTGCGGGTACGAAGTCCGCGCTCAGGAGAATCGCGCGCAGCGCATCGAATGGGAGCATGTCTTGCCCGCATACGCCTTCGGCAGCCAGCGGCAGTGTTGGCAGAACGGGGGGCGCAAAAACTGCATCGATAACGATCCGGTATTTCGCAAAATGGAAGCCGACATGCACAACCTCGATGTGAGTGTCGGCGAGGTGAATGCTGATCGCAGCAACTTTCGTTATGGCGTTTTACCCTCAACACCCAAGCAATACGGCGCTTGCCCGACCAGAACAGATTTCCAGCAGCGGGTGACAGAGCCTCGCGACCAGGTAAAGGGAGCGGTTGCTCGCATATATTTCTACATGCACGACCGTTACGGGCTGTCGATGTCCAAGGCACAACAGCAGTTGCTGATGGCCTGGGATCACCAATACCCAGTGACCGCGTGGGAACAGGAGCGTGACCGGCGCATTGCCCGAATAATGGGGCACAGCAACCCATTCGTAACAGGTGAGCGTTCTTGGAGTCTCGGGATGCGAGTGACGAGAGCCGGCACGATACCCCAGGCCATTCGGAGCGAGCCAGTTCAGCACCAGGTATCTGGTGGAGACGCCTCCAACTCGATCCCGCTGGTGATTGGGAACCGCAATAGCAATGTATACCACCTGCCAGTGGGCTGTCCGAGCTATGGAAAGGTCGGAACGCGCAACCGGGTAGAGTTTGCGAGCGCTGCGGACGCCGAAGCGGCGGGGTTTAAACGGGCCGGAAACTGCCGATAG
- a CDS encoding sigma 54-interacting transcriptional regulator gives MNTQQFPQDLIQLLRLEPEKGKIWLGNQRAFLMKLPAFAAFRRELIAEMGVAHSRRLMARMGYAAGSSDAELARNLRGDESDHAFMAGPLLHAMEGVTLVETLRMEVDVESGHHYVEQIWHDSIEASAHLAHLPLSAEPVCWMQIGHASGFTSAFFGRTVLFREIECRGMGHAQCRIIGKPIEEWGPDADQLELFGSTDYINASLNDPILDNALAVSDLIGADPSFLATCRRIEKIAPRNVTVLFQGETGVGKERFARLLHQLSHRAGKPFVAVNCAALPETLIESELFGVEKGAFTGATRTRPGRFEQANGGTLFLDEIGTLTSVAQEKLLRVLQEREVDRLGGDAPYPVDIRVIAATNADLEEDVRQGRFRKDLFYRINVVPIHIPALRERRNDIPLLIRYFIKRFSTLHQRSIKGLSRAAVRALLEYNYPGNVRELENIIERGVVLADENEPIGLSDLFLSSTRKPESPKNFDAPQQRQQIIERWLDEHPLEELIDRSVNRALTRSDGNISKAARLLGITRRQLEHRQKKILHGALGNERDDTHVST, from the coding sequence ATGAATACGCAACAATTCCCACAAGATTTGATCCAGTTGCTACGACTGGAGCCTGAAAAGGGCAAAATATGGCTCGGCAACCAGCGTGCCTTCCTGATGAAATTGCCCGCTTTCGCCGCATTCCGGCGTGAGTTGATCGCCGAAATGGGCGTTGCTCACTCGCGTCGTCTCATGGCGCGAATGGGCTATGCTGCCGGCTCAAGCGATGCCGAGCTCGCGCGAAACCTGCGGGGCGACGAAAGCGATCACGCCTTCATGGCTGGGCCATTGCTACACGCGATGGAGGGAGTGACGCTTGTGGAGACGCTGCGCATGGAGGTAGACGTCGAGTCCGGCCATCACTATGTCGAACAGATCTGGCACGACTCCATCGAGGCCAGCGCCCACTTGGCGCATCTGCCCCTTTCCGCCGAACCGGTCTGCTGGATGCAGATAGGCCATGCATCCGGTTTTACCAGCGCCTTCTTCGGCCGCACGGTGCTGTTTCGCGAGATTGAGTGTCGCGGTATGGGGCATGCGCAATGCCGTATCATCGGTAAGCCTATCGAGGAATGGGGGCCCGATGCTGACCAGCTGGAGCTGTTCGGTTCCACCGATTACATCAACGCCTCGCTCAATGATCCGATACTCGATAACGCCCTGGCTGTCTCCGATCTGATCGGGGCCGACCCTAGTTTTCTCGCTACCTGCAGACGGATCGAGAAGATAGCGCCTCGGAATGTCACCGTACTTTTCCAAGGTGAGACAGGCGTCGGCAAAGAGCGCTTTGCTCGACTGCTGCACCAACTCAGCCACCGAGCAGGCAAACCGTTCGTGGCCGTCAACTGCGCCGCGCTACCAGAAACGCTGATCGAGTCGGAGCTGTTCGGGGTGGAAAAGGGCGCCTTCACCGGCGCCACGCGTACCAGGCCCGGGCGTTTCGAACAAGCTAATGGCGGCACACTGTTCCTCGACGAAATCGGTACCCTGACTTCAGTGGCGCAGGAAAAGCTTCTTCGCGTGCTGCAGGAACGTGAAGTGGATCGGTTAGGTGGTGATGCCCCATACCCAGTCGATATTCGGGTCATTGCCGCAACCAATGCGGATTTGGAAGAAGACGTTCGGCAGGGCCGCTTCCGTAAAGATCTGTTCTATCGCATCAACGTAGTGCCCATTCACATTCCGGCTCTGCGCGAACGGCGAAACGACATTCCATTGCTCATCCGTTATTTCATCAAGCGCTTCTCCACCTTGCACCAACGCTCGATCAAGGGACTTTCGCGGGCGGCTGTGCGGGCGCTGCTGGAGTACAACTACCCGGGTAATGTGCGAGAGCTGGAGAACATCATCGAGCGCGGAGTCGTGCTGGCCGATGAAAATGAGCCAATCGGCCTGAGTGACCTGTTTCTCTCTTCGACTCGGAAGCCGGAGTCGCCGAAAAACTTCGACGCCCCGCAACAACGCCAGCAAATCATCGAGCGTTGGCTGGATGAACATCCCTTGGAAGAACTCATCGATAGGTCGGTAAATCGTGCACTTACCCGGTCCGATGGCAATATTTCGAAAGCCGCGCGGCTGCTAGGTATCACTCGCCGACAGCTGGAGCACCGCCAGAAAAAAATTCTTCACGGAGCTCTGGGAAACGAGCGTGACGACACGCACGTCAGCACATAA